In Triticum aestivum cultivar Chinese Spring chromosome 5B, IWGSC CS RefSeq v2.1, whole genome shotgun sequence, the following proteins share a genomic window:
- the LOC123113635 gene encoding uncharacterized protein isoform X1, whose amino-acid sequence MAGRASVDPPGDASPWPASILLAQEAYVAVSRNHTTATAKSRVDHTVEVTFWVADPPAVSFYTFHCSKPPTSDSDCESEDAADLQVQPHVVGAEGRFVLVRTYFASGDGDFEYFIYKGDPRSPSLESVPLPDDDRLSGCGGTEFGIVPRSDGDHYLLIALCYAATLKDYRLHIYSSEDRAWRTKELLNPCPGVRTITPDKVMLLRDGVLVWVNLLCGMLVCDILQEREPLRARFIPLPEPLPRNREQILKQLIPGAAIRRYRDVACVDGLIKFIEMEHRVTVTEIVDVPPEKPSDPRNKTVLYDSDLIMLYKRKHVDNKPKTLRTMNGWSAMTWTREIESDCWLKGVIVDVDDILVDDSAFSALLSGQRNESAGSLTFKNMYSACPTLSTDGNDILYLKSSRKMSDSYRWVVTVDLKEKTLMKVEAPGAHPFGKYSPSCQIFLPCALVNHLKMTPGIKVSAIQTAQTSSSSNEPNNTAVCVSEPDSYESENKRPRLLAEKANHAQNLAQSTVRNVHSSQACPDQNNMPPQRCFYRWEGPGYGGYSSCPPQNNPPLPQCFNKFTGPCNSMYAPSTPAPNIHSYGNYQSPWQQPLLPEHQMAPSRAFGPHVAPHPYFNNWRGARHHGNSQQHPVGNSYYYGAHSGSGNQGFDYRPIYYDHRY is encoded by the exons ATGGCCGGCCGCGCCTCGGTCGATCCCCCCGGCGACGCCTCCCCGTGGCCGGCGTCGATTCTCCTCGCCCAGGAGGCGTACGTCGCCGTCAGCAGGAACCACACCACGGCCACAGCCAAATCGAGGGTCGACCATACCGTGGAGGTCACCTTCTGGGTCGCCGACCCGCCGGCGGTGTCCTTCTACACGTTCCACTGCTCCAAGCCCCCCACCTCCGACTCCGACTGCGAGTCCGAGGACGCCGCCGACTTGCAAGTTCAGCCACACGTGGTCGGCGCGGAGGGCCGGTTCGTCCTCGTCCGCACTTACTTTGCTTCCGGCGACGGCGACTTTGAATACTTCATCTACAAGGGCGACCCCAGGTCCCCGTCCCTCGAGAGCGTGCCGCTTCCCGATGATGATAGGCTGAGCGGATGCGGAGGTACCGAGTTCGGAATCGTGCCCCGCAGCGACGGCGATCATTATCTCCTGATAGCGCTCTGTTACGCGGCGACCTTGAAGGATTACCGGCTTCATATCTACTCGTCCGAGGACAGAGCATGGAGGACCAAGGAGCTGCTCAACCCATGTCCTGGGGTCCGTACGATTACACCGGACAAGGTGATGCTGCTCCGAGATGGCGTGCTGGTGTGGGTCAATTTGCTGTGCGGCATGCTGGTGTGTGACATACTTCAAGAACGAGAACCCCTTCGCGCTCGCTTCATCCCATTGCCTGAGCCATTGCCTAGAAACAGAGAACAAATTTTGAAGCAGTTAATCCCGGGAGCTGCCATCAGGCGTTACCGGGATGTCGCCTGTGTTGATGGTCTGATCAAGTTTATTGAGATGGAACACCGCGTCACTGTAACAGAGATTGTAGATGTTCCTCCTGAAAAGCCATCTGACCCCAGGAACAAGACTGTGCTCTATGATTCTGACTTGATCATGCTCTACAAGCGCAAACATGTGGACAACAAGCCCAAGACGCTGCGCACAATGAATGGTTGGAGTGCCATGACATGGACTAGGGAGATTGAGTCTGACTGTTGGCTCAAGGGAGTCATTGTTGatgttgatgacattttggtcgaTGACTCGGCGTTTTCAGCCTTACTGTCTGGCCAAAGGAACGAATCCGCTGGGAGCTTGACATTCAAGAACATGTACTCGGCTTGCCCCACCCTGAGCACAGATGGTAATGACATACTGTACCTCAAGTCATCAAGGAAAATGAGTGATTCATATCGATGGGTGGTTACGGTTGACCTTAAGGAGAAAACACTGATGAAAGTGGAAGCACCTGGGGCGCACCCTTTTGGAAAATATTCTCCTTCGTGCCAAATATTCCTTCCCTGTGCATTGGTGAACCATCTAAAAATGACTCCAG GCATTAAAGTCTCAGCAATTCAGACAGCACAGACAAGCAGCTCTTCGAATGAGCCAAATAATACAGCT GTCTGTGTCAGTGAGCCTGATTCCTATGAATCTGAAAACAAACGTCCAAG GCTATTGGCTGAGAAAGCCAACCATGCACAAAATTTAGCTCAGAGTACTGTAAGGAATGTTCATAGCTCACAAGCCTGTCCTGATCAAAACAATATG CCTCCACAACGATGCTTCTACAGGTGGGAGGGGCCTGGCTACGGTGGGTACTCATCATGCCCCCCTCAAAACAATCCG CCGCTGCCACAATGTTTCAACAAGTTCACTGGACCCTGCAACTCTATGTATGCACCGTCGACCCCTGCCCCTAACATACATAGCTATGGCAACTATCAGTCGCCGTGGCAGCAACCACTACTACCGGAGCACCAGATGGCACCTAGCAGGGCATTTGGACCTCATGTG GCACCCCATCCATACTTCAACAACTGGCGTGGAGCCAGACACCATGGGAATTCACAGCAACACCCTGTCGGTAACTCATATTACTATGGTGCGCACTCAGGCAGTGGCAACCAAGGATTTGATTACCGTCCGATTTACTACGATCACAGATACTAA
- the LOC123113635 gene encoding uncharacterized protein isoform X2, with amino-acid sequence MAGRASVDPPGDASPWPASILLAQEAYVAVSRNHTTATAKSRVDHTVEVTFWVADPPAVSFYTFHCSKPPTSDSDCESEDAADLQVQPHVVGAEGRFVLVRTYFASGDGDFEYFIYKGDPRSPSLESVPLPDDDRLSGCGGTEFGIVPRSDGDHYLLIALCYAATLKDYRLHIYSSEDRAWRTKELLNPCPGVRTITPDKVMLLRDGVLVWVNLLCGMLVCDILQEREPLRARFIPLPEPLPRNREQILKQLIPGAAIRRYRDVACVDGLIKFIEMEHRVTVTEIVDVPPEKPSDPRNKTVLYDSDLIMLYKRKHVDNKPKTLRTMNGWSAMTWTREIESDCWLKGVIVDVDDILVDDSAFSALLSGQRNESAGSLTFKNMYSACPTLSTDGNDILYLKSSRKMSDSYRWVVTVDLKEKTLMKVEAPGAHPFGKYSPSCQIFLPCALVNHLKMTPGIKVSAIQTAQTSSSSNEPNNTAVCVSEPDSYESENKRPRLLAEKANHAQNLAQSTVRNVHSSQACPDQNNMPPQRCFYRWEGPGYGGYSSCPPQNNPPLPQCFNKFTGPCNSMYAPSTPAPNIHSYGNYQSPWQQPLLPEHQMAPSRAFGPHVAPHPYFNNWRGARHHGNSQQHPVGNSYYYGKALCHPYCLKNSELI; translated from the exons ATGGCCGGCCGCGCCTCGGTCGATCCCCCCGGCGACGCCTCCCCGTGGCCGGCGTCGATTCTCCTCGCCCAGGAGGCGTACGTCGCCGTCAGCAGGAACCACACCACGGCCACAGCCAAATCGAGGGTCGACCATACCGTGGAGGTCACCTTCTGGGTCGCCGACCCGCCGGCGGTGTCCTTCTACACGTTCCACTGCTCCAAGCCCCCCACCTCCGACTCCGACTGCGAGTCCGAGGACGCCGCCGACTTGCAAGTTCAGCCACACGTGGTCGGCGCGGAGGGCCGGTTCGTCCTCGTCCGCACTTACTTTGCTTCCGGCGACGGCGACTTTGAATACTTCATCTACAAGGGCGACCCCAGGTCCCCGTCCCTCGAGAGCGTGCCGCTTCCCGATGATGATAGGCTGAGCGGATGCGGAGGTACCGAGTTCGGAATCGTGCCCCGCAGCGACGGCGATCATTATCTCCTGATAGCGCTCTGTTACGCGGCGACCTTGAAGGATTACCGGCTTCATATCTACTCGTCCGAGGACAGAGCATGGAGGACCAAGGAGCTGCTCAACCCATGTCCTGGGGTCCGTACGATTACACCGGACAAGGTGATGCTGCTCCGAGATGGCGTGCTGGTGTGGGTCAATTTGCTGTGCGGCATGCTGGTGTGTGACATACTTCAAGAACGAGAACCCCTTCGCGCTCGCTTCATCCCATTGCCTGAGCCATTGCCTAGAAACAGAGAACAAATTTTGAAGCAGTTAATCCCGGGAGCTGCCATCAGGCGTTACCGGGATGTCGCCTGTGTTGATGGTCTGATCAAGTTTATTGAGATGGAACACCGCGTCACTGTAACAGAGATTGTAGATGTTCCTCCTGAAAAGCCATCTGACCCCAGGAACAAGACTGTGCTCTATGATTCTGACTTGATCATGCTCTACAAGCGCAAACATGTGGACAACAAGCCCAAGACGCTGCGCACAATGAATGGTTGGAGTGCCATGACATGGACTAGGGAGATTGAGTCTGACTGTTGGCTCAAGGGAGTCATTGTTGatgttgatgacattttggtcgaTGACTCGGCGTTTTCAGCCTTACTGTCTGGCCAAAGGAACGAATCCGCTGGGAGCTTGACATTCAAGAACATGTACTCGGCTTGCCCCACCCTGAGCACAGATGGTAATGACATACTGTACCTCAAGTCATCAAGGAAAATGAGTGATTCATATCGATGGGTGGTTACGGTTGACCTTAAGGAGAAAACACTGATGAAAGTGGAAGCACCTGGGGCGCACCCTTTTGGAAAATATTCTCCTTCGTGCCAAATATTCCTTCCCTGTGCATTGGTGAACCATCTAAAAATGACTCCAG GCATTAAAGTCTCAGCAATTCAGACAGCACAGACAAGCAGCTCTTCGAATGAGCCAAATAATACAGCT GTCTGTGTCAGTGAGCCTGATTCCTATGAATCTGAAAACAAACGTCCAAG GCTATTGGCTGAGAAAGCCAACCATGCACAAAATTTAGCTCAGAGTACTGTAAGGAATGTTCATAGCTCACAAGCCTGTCCTGATCAAAACAATATG CCTCCACAACGATGCTTCTACAGGTGGGAGGGGCCTGGCTACGGTGGGTACTCATCATGCCCCCCTCAAAACAATCCG CCGCTGCCACAATGTTTCAACAAGTTCACTGGACCCTGCAACTCTATGTATGCACCGTCGACCCCTGCCCCTAACATACATAGCTATGGCAACTATCAGTCGCCGTGGCAGCAACCACTACTACCGGAGCACCAGATGGCACCTAGCAGGGCATTTGGACCTCATGTG GCACCCCATCCATACTTCAACAACTGGCGTGGAGCCAGACACCATGGGAATTCACAGCAACACCCTGTCGGTAACTCATATTACTATG GTAAAGCACTCTGCCACCCTTACTGTCTGAAAAATTCCGAGTTGATTTGA